A single Lactuca sativa cultivar Salinas chromosome 8, Lsat_Salinas_v11, whole genome shotgun sequence DNA region contains:
- the LOC128127756 gene encoding disease resistance protein Roq1-like: MASSSSSPAFSSQSWNHDVFLSFRGEDTRKTFVDHLYTTLVQKGIYTYKDDETLPRGELINPSLMKAIEESQIGVIVFSENYADSSWCLDELAHIMKCKDTRGQIVIPIFYGVDPSEVRKQKQKYGEAFVKHELENKTKVESWRKALVDASNISGWEPKHIANGHESKVIIEIVEKISHRLQLVSPSTNTNLIGIASRVQSLKLKLQIGSGGVRMIGIWGVGGGGKTTLASSVYEEISRKFDGCCFLENIREKSSKKGLEELQQKILYGVLREKIVQVERVEEGKHMIKHRLCCRKVLIVLDDVDQLDQLKALAGSHDWFGEGSRIIITTRDVHVISTTAPRVDEIHNISLLNDDEAMELFCKHAPCGHKHKKDYELLSKSVVSYAGGLPLALTVLGCFLCGKDINEWRSAIARLKEIPDTNIVEKLQISFDGLTPVEKELFLDIACFFRGWYKNGRIMAMLDACGFYPVIGIKVLLEKALITISDGRFDMHDLLQEMERYIVRGEHPENPEKHSRIWKEEDVLKICAMDATKELDMIKAVRFECNSHDLVELPSVANLKNLRWIDWRGDLASPFPTNFPPENLCCLILDDISKKRLWRGYKILIEFQNLERLILRGCQRLKKIHPSIGNLERLIFLSIEFCSGLKIFPPIKQLKKLETLLLSNCPELFNLSGIQQKKNGLLHLHSNINGKEVASYKKYSSNFVITCWTCGDTKIRNPVEDLIDVEECCLEEPCLPRNNNTVLRFLPRGLRKLNLRYCNLRDKDIDSAVWEFPNLEELNLRGNKFSRLNFSRWRLPQLKWLDVSWCQLLVELWELPSSIAVVIADYCFSLESFGDISNCKWLWKVSLCGGNKLGPLVGDILLDSMLQGNALEDHFISVNLGYQMIPRGYVGRLFKGTKFTLHLPYDWYKDFYGGHLCGLAANSYIGGELVPWGSKGDEVKTTDCSELFWDKENEDGSNTFTIRQHDSKSSVEILWQPYYTHIGVTPEEKFYLARERFRSQKMKFRS; this comes from the exons AtggcatcttcatcatcatctccgGCCTTTTCTTCTCAATCATGGAATCATGATGTTTTCCTAAGTTTTAGAGGAGAAGATACTCGCAAGACGTTTGTGGATCATCTCTACACAACTCTTGTACAAAAAGGGATATACACTTACAAAGACGACGAGACACTTCCTCGGGGCGAATTGATCAATCCTTCTCTTATGAAGGCTATAGAAGAGTCACAGATTGGCGTCATCGTATTCTCTGAAAACTATGCAGATTCTTCATGGTGCTTAGATGAACTTGCACATATCATGAAATGCAAAGATACGAGAGGCCAAATAGTTATACCCATATTTTATGGCGTTGATCCATCTGAAGTtcgaaaacagaaacaaaaatatggaGAAGCATTTGTTAAGCATGAGTTGGAGAACAAAACAAAGGTTGAATCATGGAGAAAAGCACTTGTGGATGCAAGTAACATTTCTGGATGGGAACCAAAGCACATTGCCAACGG GCATGAATCAAAGGTTATCATAGAAATTGTTGAAAAAATTTCACATAGGTTGCAGCTAGTAAGTCCAAGCACAAATACCAACCTTATTGGAATAGCGTCTCGTGTGCAAAGTTTAAAATTGAAGTTACAAATTGGTTCAGGTGGTGTGCGGATGATTGGAATATGGGGTGTTGGAGGTGGTGGTAAGACTACTCTTGCATCTTCTGTTTATGAGGAAATATCTAGAAAGTTTGATGGTTGTTGCTTTCTAGAAAATATCCGGGAGAAATCAAGTAAGAAAGGGTTAGAAGAATTGCAACAAAAAATTCTTTATGGTGTTTTGAGAGAGAAGATAGTGCAGGTAGAGAGAGTTGAGGAAGGAAAACACATGATAAAACATAGGTTATGCTGTAGAAAGGTGCTGATTGTTCTTGATGATGTTGATCAGCTTGACCAATTAAAAGCTTTAGCTGGATCACATGATTGGTTCGGTGAAGGAAGCCGAATAATAATCACAACAAGAGATGTACATGTAATATCAACTACTGCGCCCAGAGTAGATGAGATACACAATATTAGCTTGTTAAACGATGATGAGgctatggagctcttttgcaAGCATGCACCATGTGGTCACAAACATAAAAAAGATTATGAGCTGCTTTCAAAAAGTGTGGTTTCTTATGCTGGTGGACTCCCATTAGCACTTACagttcttggttgttttctatGTGGAAAAGACATTAATGAGTGGAGGAGTGCAATAGCCAGATTGAAAGAGATCCCAGATACAAATATTGTGGAAAAGCTACAGATCAGCTTTGATGGACTTACACCGGTTGAGAAAGAGTTGTTTCTTGATATTGCATGCTTCTTCAGAGGTTGGTATAAAAATGGAAGGATAATGGCAATGCTTGATGCTTGTGGTTTTTACCCTGTTATAGGCATAAAGGTGTTGTTAGAAAAGGCGCTCATAACAATTTCAGATGGAAGGTTTGATATGCATGATCTGTTGCAAGAAATGGAACGCTACATTGTTAGAGGGGAACACCCTGAGAATCCAGAAAAACATAGTAGAATTTGGAAGGAGGAAGATGTTCTAAAAATTTGTGCTATGGATGCGACGAAG GAACTTGACATGATTAAAGCAGTAAGATTTGAATGCAATAGCCATGATCTAGTAGAACTTCCTTCGGTTGCAAACCTGAAAAACCTCCGGTGGATTGATTGGAGAGGTGATCTTGCAAGTCCATTTCCTACTAACTTTCCACCAGAGAACCTTTGTTGTCTGATATTGGATGACATCTCGAAGAAACGACTTTGGAGGGGTTATAAG ATTTTGATAGAATTCCAAAATCTTGAAAGACTCATTCTTCGTGGATGCCAGCGTTTAAAAAAGATTCATCCATCGATTGGAAACTTGGAAAGGCTCATTTTCCTGTCTATAGAATTTTGTTCTGGTCTTAAGATATTTCCACCGATTAAGCAACTAAAGAAACTCGAGACCCTTTTATTATCAAATTGCCCCGAACTTTTTAATCTCTCAGGGATCCAACAGAAAAAGAACGGTTTACTGCATCTTCATTCGAATATTAATGGGAAAGAAGTTGCATCCTACAAAAAGTATTCTTCAAACTTTGTCATTACTTGTTGGACGTGTGGTGACACAAAAATTAGAAACCCAGTAGAGGACCTGATTGATGTAGAAGAATGTTGTTTAGAGGAGCCTTGTTTACCTCGCAACAACAATACAGTGTTACGGTTTCTTCCCAGAGGGTTAAGAAAGTTAAATCTCCGGTACTGCAATCTGAGAGATAAAGACATTGACTCTGCTGTTTGGGAGTTTCCCAACTTGGAAGAACTCAATCTAAGAGGAAATAAGTTTTCAAGATTAAATTTTAGTCGATGGCGACTTCCTCAGCTCAAATGGCTAGACGTGTCATGGTGCCAATTACTTGTAGAATTGTGGGAGCTGCCATCAAGTATAGCTGTTGTTATAGCGGATTATTGTTTCTCACTTGAAAGCTTTGGAGATATTTCAAACTGTAAGTGGTTGTGGAAAGTCTCATTGTGTGGGGGCAACAAACTTGGTCCACTTGTTGGTGACATATTACTAGACTCCATGCTCCAG GGAAATGCTCTTGAAGATCACTTTATCAGTGTCAATCTTGGATATCAGATGATTCCAAGGGGGTATGTTGGTAGGCTGTTTAAGGGGACAAAATTTACATTGCATCTTCCATATGATTGGTACAAAGACTTTT ACGGAGGGCATCTGTGTGGTTTAGCAGCTAACAGTTATATTGGAGGTGAGCTTGTTCCTTGGGGAAGTAAAGGGGATGAGGTGAAAACAACAGATTGCTCGGAATTATTTTGGGACAAGGAAAATGAAGATGGTTCAAACACATTTACAATCCGACAACATGATTCAAAGTCTTCCGTTGAGATCTTATGGCAGCCTTACTACACACATATCGGTGTTACACCGGAAGAAAAATTCTATTTAGCTAGGGAAAGATTCCGTAGCCAAAAGATGAAATTCCGTAGCTAA